A segment of the Prevotella sp. HUN102 genome:
TGATACTTCTTGACTGCTGCCTTTCCACATATAGGCAAGTCGCCGTAAAGTACTGTCAATGAATCCATTTGAGCCACCGTGGCATCCTTACCCAACCTGTTATAGGCCGAAAGGAATGCAGCCTGACGGTTGCCTGTGGAAGAATAATACTTGTCCATCACGTCGTATCTGCCCGTCTCGGCACCGATTACGTGCAGCAGGTCGTCATTGTAGATGGCATCGTCCTTGCCCAGTTCCAGCAACGGCTTGTATTCGGCTGCCTTGTGCTGTGCCAGAAGTTCCGGATTCGCTATCGCCTTGTCGAAATAATATTTATATGATTTTGTGCTGAACGCATCATCGGGGTCGGTTTCCTCGTCCGTCATATTCTCCAATACGCTCGGAACATCCTCCACATCGTCGAATCCTCTCGAGAGCAGCAGCAGTTTGCCCAAGGCACAGTTGTAGATTGCCGACTGCACCTTGTCGCGCTTGTCGGCCTCCTCCACCAGTTTCACGAGCCGTTTCTTCTGCACATTGGCAGAATCGGGCGAAATCAAGGTAACAAGACTCGACGTATAAAGTTCGGCAGCCAACAGGTTGCCGTACGATTTCTCCTTCTGTGCCTTCAGGATTATCTTGCCCAGCACCTCTATCTGTGTCTTTGGCAAGTCTTTCCGCGAAGCTTCATCTACCTGCTTCCATAAAGCATCGTAACTCTGTGCGAAAAGTGAAAATGGAGACATAACCATTATAATGAACGTTATTAAGATTTTCTTCATACCTTATTTATTTTATAATGTAGGATACAAAGATAATTATTTAAATCCAAATAGCCATACAAACTGATAATTAGAAATATAAAATTATCTTTTTTAAGAATGGATAGCCTATAAAGTGAGATTCAACTAAAAAATGTTTTGAAAAACATTACCTCTCGGCTTTGCTGTTTCCTCTCTCACGGATTTCAAGGAAGCACGGATATTATGAATATAAATTCATTTTACAACTACTTGTAATTCAATGTATTACAAGTAGTTTTCATTTTTGCGAAGAATGCACTCCATTCTTCGCAAGAATACATTTCAAACGTGCGAAGATTGCCTTCCAATCTTCGCACGTTTGAAATGTAAGGGTGCAGTATGCGTTTTTCTGCATATAAATACAGGAAAACGTCAATGAATATTCTGCCGCTCCATACTGTGGACAGAACCATTCTCAAGACCGAAAATCGGAAGATTCGGAAGGAAGAACAGAGCTAATTCAACTTACGGCTCTGCCGCACTTCCTTCAGCACGTTCAAGCGTTGTTCATATATCGGCCGCCACTTGTTGATCATTTCCTGAAGTGTCTGGCTCTGCCTTTCCAACTCTTTATACTCTACTGATGCTTCTTCATTGGCGCGGCTCAATTCCAACATACGAGCGAGAAAGAGCCTCTGCTGCTCGTCGGCACGCTTTAATTGGGCACCGAGCTTCTCCACTGAGGCTATATAATCGAGAGCTTTGTCTATATTATCCATAAGTCTATTCGGATTTGATGATGTAAAATGATTTGAATCACGACACTATCAGAACGGCATTCCGATGGCAAAATGCAATGCCTGCGCATCGCGGAATCGGTCGATATTGTAGAATCCGCTCTTGCCTGTCTCGTAAGGCACGTGCAGACCGACGCCCCAGTCCACGCGAACCATAAAGAAACCGAGGTCGTAGCGAAGTCCTACACCTGTACCGAACGCCAGTTCCTTGAAGAAATTGTTGAATTTGAACTGCGAACCGGGACGGCCGTCGTCGTTATGGAGCGTCCAGACATTTCCGGCATCGAGGAAAGCCGCGCCGTAGAGATTGCCGATGAGGTGCGGACGGTACTCGAGATTCATCTGTATTTTCACCTCGCCAGTCTGTTCCACATACGAACGTGTACTGAACTCGGGAATATACTTGCCCGGTCCTATCTCGCGCACGTTGAAAGCACGGATGCTGTTTGCGCCTCCCACGAAGAACTGTTCGGAGTATGGGGCAAAACTGCTGTTTCCGTAAGCCCATATTACGCCTCCGTTCACGTGGGCTGCAATGGAGGTTTTGGACGAAAGTGTCCACAGTTTGGTAAAGTTCGTCTCTAATTTCACGAATTGTGCAAATGGATTCTTGAACATTGTCTTGTTCCTTTCACTCCATTTCTCGCCGAATGCGGCATAGCCTGCCGAAAGAACATTGGACGCTTCGCTTACCGTTGTCCACCAACGAATCGGATTCGCATAGTTCATCGGGCTTTGATAGGTGTACTGGAGACTGGCTTTCGGGATGAACTGGTCGGCCATCGACACTTCCAGATAAGGTATGTCGTTTATCAGCGTGAGGAAACGGTCGGTTACGCTGTGCATATATTCATACGAGAGCGACAACGGTTTGAAGATAAACGAATTGCGCTCGTTGGGCATCCAACTGTAAGCCAGTTCGCCCGATACGACGTGCCGCTTGAAATACCGCGAACGGTTCAGTACGTTTACCGATGCGCTGAGCGTGGTCATCGGTGTTTCAAAATATTTCCGACGAGGTTTGGGAGCCAGTGGCGTTTCGCCTCTCGCCAATGCTTCCTCACGTTTGCGGCGAATGCGTGCCCTCCGTATGCGGGGCGGTACTTGGAAAGGATTCACGATTCGTGGAAATTGCAGGCTTGCTTCGGCTCCGTATTCATAATCGTTCACACCTGCCATTTCATCGTCGTCGCTACGGTTTGTTATCCATTCGTAAGCTCCGTGCAGACGGATGTTGAGCAGCTCGCCGCCACGGAACGCATTGCGCTTCGTAAGACCGACAACCAGCTCCGGACCATACTTTCCTGTGGTTTTTCCACGGCCATAAGCCTCAACGTAGAAGTCGTAAGGCTTGTCGAAAATGGCATCGAGCGTCATATCGAGAATGCTGCAAGTGTCGGTACTGTCGTGTGGAGCGAAGGTAAAGTTTGTGGAAGTGAAAAGCCCGGTTGCGTTGATTTTCTCCAGACTTTCCTGATATTTCTCCAGACTGTAAAGGTCGCCACGACGCATCTGAAGGTCGTTTGAAAGCACACGGGTGCGCAATGGCGAACGGCTGCCGTTGTAATTGATGGTAAAGTTGCGTGTCTTGCGCTGATTGTGCAGTTCCTCGAGGAAATTTCTCTGAAGATTGATGGTTATTTCTCCAATTCTCCACTTGCGAATCGACTTGTCGCTCACGGAATCCGCCATCTGCAAGCGCATAATTGCCTTGCCGGGAACGAGCGTTGTATCGGCAAGATAGCTCGCATCGTTGTTCTGATAGTAATAATAGCCGTTGTCCCGGAAGAGAGTCGTGATGCGCTGTCGTTCCCCTTCAAGCGTAGCCACGTCGAAAGGGTCGCCATTGTGGATGACGGCATTCGCACTGTCGGAACGTATCAGGCTGTCGGCCTCGGGGGGGAAGTTTGTGTATTGCAGGCTGTCGATGGTCCAGAGGTGTCCCATATCCACAAAATACTGCATCTTCATCTTCTTAGGATGGGACTGCGGTACTTCCTTATAAGTGATTTTTCCGTTGAAATAGCCTCGCTTGTCGAGAAGATTCTCGCCCACCGTTACGTGCAGGTCGGGCGCAACGTGGCTCATCAGCACGGGCTGTGAGCCGAAAGCACGGGTCATCCATCGGCCGAATCCAGTTGTGTCGGGCGAAAAGGCATTCCAGATCCACAAGCCGATGGGGAACGGTGACTTCAAGGATGGACTGCCGAAGAGCGAGCCGTTCGGCGTGGTGGCAAGTACAAGATCCAACTCTTCCTGCACAGACGGAAAGTGATTGTTCTTTTCGTAGTTGGAATATTGCGTCGTCTTCATTCCGGTATATAAGTGTTCGCCGTCGGGAATCGCGTTGGTCGTGCTGCAAGAAGCCAAAACAGACAGGAGCAGACAGATAAATATGCCTGCAAAGAGGACGTTTCGGAACGCATTTTGGATGCCGTTGAGGGTACTTCTGCCTGTGTCGTCTTCCTTTTTATAAGGATTGGCACGCTTCTCGCCCACCACTATATACTGATTACTTTTTCTTTCCATTCTCAAAGTTGATTAAACTGTCGCGGGATGTCGGCTGTTGTGGGGCAGATGTGTCTTCGCCGTTGCTCCTGAACTTGAAGATGTCCTTGAAATGACGGAGTTTTCTGCGCCACATAAAACCGATTCCGTATTCGCCTTGCTCTCCTTCGAGCCAGTCGTAAGCCTCGCGCTCGTAGTAAAGTTTCAGATATTTCGTTTCTTTCTTGTTCAATCTGTACTCCACGGACAGGTTATCAAAGAAGGCTCCGTTGCGTTCCGAGAATTGAGAACCGGTAGAAACACGTCCTCCCATAATGATTCTCAGTCGGTTGTCCCACAATCTCTTCGAGAATTTGAAGGTATAATCCGTGTGCAGACTGCCGTTGGCGTCCGCCGCACTCTCCATATTTGCAGTTATATCAAGCCCCATTGAGTTCAGAGCCTTGCCGGTAATGGAGTTCACCTGACTTTGAAGGAAGCCTGCCAGTGCGCTGTTCATAGCCGTGTTGGCGTTGGAATTGTTGGCACCGTCGAAATACATTCCCGAAGCCAACATCGTTACGGCGAGCTTTGAACGCTCTTCCGCACTCTTGGTACTGAGCGTATTCTGCATTTCTTGGTCTTCGGGAGCATCTATTATAAACTCAACGCCGGGCTTGGGGAATCTCTTTGTAAGACGAACTCCACAAGCAAAGTCCACCAGTCGTCCCTGTCCTGTACCGTCGGAAACGCTCGTCTTGATGTCTTCCGTAGCTTCAATGCTCAGCAACGGCTGCATCGGGTCGCCCGAAAATTCGAGATACGAACCTTCCTGAATGTTGAATGTGCGCAAAGGAATAATCGGAAGCGAATACTTCATCACACCACTGTTGAGCGTATATCGGCCACGGAGCTGAATACTGTTGGTCGGATCGTAGTTCATTGTGAGAGAACCGCCGCCGAAAAGGTCGATATAATTGGACTTATCGGAATTGAGCGCACAGACAATATGCGCCTGTTCGTCGATATCTATGCCCAACTGCATACTGAAACCAGTAATGTCGGGTCGCCGAATCACGTCGGGCGTGGAATCATTGAGGTTCGTAAACTGCACCAAATCCTTGAGTTCATTGTCCGTTGTCAGCGTTGCATCGCGCAGAACATAGGTCATATCCGTCGTTCCGAGCACATCCAGCTTGCCACGCAAATTAAGATTGGAGAGCAATCCCTGCATACGTCCGTTGAAATTGACGAATGCCTTGCCGAAAACCTCCGAACGGGGATTCTCCTTTGCATCGATGATTTCAAAGTTTTCGGCACGCATCCGTACATCCATCTTCATACGGTCGAAGCTCGAGAAGTCGAGATAGCCTGCCATTGTAAGCGGGGAATCGTTGTTGGCAAACATTTCAAAGTTCTCAAATTCCACACGGCTGTCCTTAATCAGCACAGGGTCGTCGGCAAACCGCATATCAATTCCATAAGGGATACTTACAAGATGCGCCGAATCCAAGTAGAGTTCGCCATCTATATCCAACTGATTCAGCGGTCCCTGAACCGACAACAGTCCTTCGCCCTCACCACGCAAGCCCACTATCTGGTCGGGAACGAAGCCGTTGATATAGCTCAACGGGAAACGGTCCATACGGAAATCGGCATCCAGATAGCCCTCTCCGTCGCTCTTGTAACTGCCCGAAAGTTCGCCCACCTGCCTGTTTCCCTTCGTAAGGATAGCATCAATCTTGTGCGTTCCATCCTCGAGAGGAATGTAAACGAACTGCGCTCCCACGTTGCCCATCGCACTGTTCTCGTATATCATATCCCTGATGGTCATATCACTGGACACCGTAAGGTCGCTTTTTGTCTGAACAATGTGATAATCGCCATCGAGAACACCCGACATCTTTGGTGCCAACGGAAGCACGGAGAGCAACTGTCCGATTTCAAACTTGTGCATTGAGAGCGTCAGATTCTGCAAGGAAGCCGTGTCGGCATCCTCCGTGAGCAACTGAATACCTCCTCCATCGTCTGCCATCAACTGCAAATCCGCCGACAATCGCCGGTCTTTTCCTATATAAACATAGTTGTCCTCGTTTACATTAAACTGCTTATAGCCCAGAATCGCCTTCGAGGAAGTGAGGTTCAGCTTGATACCTTCGGCTGCCATTGCAGCTTGCGTGGACAGTGCCAACGCAGGCTTGTCCTTCATATCCATTACTGCAAGCGAGGCATTGATGCCGTGTTCAAAGAAAGAACCCTGAAGGTAACCCTTGTAAGGATAGTCGTTGTCGGGTCCATTGAGCAGGGCCGCCTCATATTCAAGCCCCTGTTGTCCGGTACTTAATTCTATCTGCATCGTGTCGATGCGCAAACTGTCGTACACGAGCCTATCAATGAGAATCTGTCCATTCAATCCTCTCGACGGAGACGACGTTATATCAATGTTAGCCGAATTGAAAGCGTAGCCCCTTTCTGCCAGCAAACGACTGAAAAGATTGCCTGAACCACTTTCAAGAATGAATCGTCCGGTGGGCAGATTGCGCTGCAAAGCCAACTGGTCGATGGTCTTGTTAGCCAACTGCTTGCCCAAATCGCGCGATATATTGCCGAAAGACGCAAGCACCTGCTTGTAGCTTCCGTCCAAATCGGTGTTGAGCAGGAAATCGCCTGCACGAATAACGGCGTGCGTGGTGTCTCTCCGGCTCAGCACATCAAGGCTCACATCGCCCGGAACATAGGCCTTGTCGCGTGTCTGCACCTGCAAATCGCCGAGCATTCCCTTTACCATCAGGTCGTCTTTCATATCAG
Coding sequences within it:
- a CDS encoding BamA/TamA family outer membrane protein, producing MERKSNQYIVVGEKRANPYKKEDDTGRSTLNGIQNAFRNVLFAGIFICLLLSVLASCSTTNAIPDGEHLYTGMKTTQYSNYEKNNHFPSVQEELDLVLATTPNGSLFGSPSLKSPFPIGLWIWNAFSPDTTGFGRWMTRAFGSQPVLMSHVAPDLHVTVGENLLDKRGYFNGKITYKEVPQSHPKKMKMQYFVDMGHLWTIDSLQYTNFPPEADSLIRSDSANAVIHNGDPFDVATLEGERQRITTLFRDNGYYYYQNNDASYLADTTLVPGKAIMRLQMADSVSDKSIRKWRIGEITINLQRNFLEELHNQRKTRNFTINYNGSRSPLRTRVLSNDLQMRRGDLYSLEKYQESLEKINATGLFTSTNFTFAPHDSTDTCSILDMTLDAIFDKPYDFYVEAYGRGKTTGKYGPELVVGLTKRNAFRGGELLNIRLHGAYEWITNRSDDDEMAGVNDYEYGAEASLQFPRIVNPFQVPPRIRRARIRRKREEALARGETPLAPKPRRKYFETPMTTLSASVNVLNRSRYFKRHVVSGELAYSWMPNERNSFIFKPLSLSYEYMHSVTDRFLTLINDIPYLEVSMADQFIPKASLQYTYQSPMNYANPIRWWTTVSEASNVLSAGYAAFGEKWSERNKTMFKNPFAQFVKLETNFTKLWTLSSKTSIAAHVNGGVIWAYGNSSFAPYSEQFFVGGANSIRAFNVREIGPGKYIPEFSTRSYVEQTGEVKIQMNLEYRPHLIGNLYGAAFLDAGNVWTLHNDDGRPGSQFKFNNFFKELAFGTGVGLRYDLGFFMVRVDWGVGLHVPYETGKSGFYNIDRFRDAQALHFAIGMPF
- a CDS encoding translocation/assembly module TamB domain-containing protein → MKKTMKWLVAIVLAPVVLFLILTLLLYLPPVQNWAVRQAASYASEKTGMRVSIEQVNLSFPIDLQLDGLLALKPNDSIPERNDTVADVESLVLQVRMMPLFSGKVEIDEFSFRRLKANTTNFIGDLQVKANLEKLKLVSRGFTFGGDSLRINFADIEGGWLDIALADTVPEDTSSENALNRINIDMLRIAKTDFRLHLPGDTMSVRANFEKAAAKNTELALDKSIYKVSSLDWNGGSLNYDLNYEPRARRGFDASYIAMSELNIGVDSFVYAAPKIAARVRTANFKEKSGLVIQDFRGPFSMDSVAIHLPEMYLKMPGTELAGAFRMEMNAFSEVNPGKLYTRLDGFLSVADLKPFLTSLDPKMLNAIPQKPINVQGLLQGNMKYATFRQLHLAMPGNFDLTATGWIANPTEPARMRSDIALKGKAENLDFVGKLLPREVAKTVKFPHGMGINGNVKIRESVYTADIHLSERRGNVHVRGSYDTRNDAYNLTAKANNLQLQEFLPTMGLHPFSGTVSASGHGMDFFSPNAAVNLSADIGRFQYQDYVLDGIKGRITMKNGFTKATINSTNRMLGGNFSFSGKFTDKLVDGHLKGMLKRIDLKRLGAMNDAYVISAWADVDVRSNLNDRHYIKGKLLDFSLTDAGLIRSRKLVVGDFNLTAAVQGSNLDSHIKGHLAKADLKGLGLVSQVYELSTDADIDFKSNMNDRYSVSGYLGDLKLNEVRGSNTVGLLAGSFNLGASMSGNDIKGSLNGLVANADFYQLGIVDQPFSTNFSANVDFSSDMKDDLMVKGMLGDLQVQTRDKAYVPGDVSLDVLSRRDTTHAVIRAGDFLLNTDLDGSYKQVLASFGNISRDLGKQLANKTIDQLALQRNLPTGRFILESGSGNLFSRLLAERGYAFNSANIDITSSPSRGLNGQILIDRLVYDSLRIDTMQIELSTGQQGLEYEAALLNGPDNDYPYKGYLQGSFFEHGINASLAVMDMKDKPALALSTQAAMAAEGIKLNLTSSKAILGYKQFNVNEDNYVYIGKDRRLSADLQLMADDGGGIQLLTEDADTASLQNLTLSMHKFEIGQLLSVLPLAPKMSGVLDGDYHIVQTKSDLTVSSDMTIRDMIYENSAMGNVGAQFVYIPLEDGTHKIDAILTKGNRQVGELSGSYKSDGEGYLDADFRMDRFPLSYINGFVPDQIVGLRGEGEGLLSVQGPLNQLDIDGELYLDSAHLVSIPYGIDMRFADDPVLIKDSRVEFENFEMFANNDSPLTMAGYLDFSSFDRMKMDVRMRAENFEIIDAKENPRSEVFGKAFVNFNGRMQGLLSNLNLRGKLDVLGTTDMTYVLRDATLTTDNELKDLVQFTNLNDSTPDVIRRPDITGFSMQLGIDIDEQAHIVCALNSDKSNYIDLFGGGSLTMNYDPTNSIQLRGRYTLNSGVMKYSLPIIPLRTFNIQEGSYLEFSGDPMQPLLSIEATEDIKTSVSDGTGQGRLVDFACGVRLTKRFPKPGVEFIIDAPEDQEMQNTLSTKSAEERSKLAVTMLASGMYFDGANNSNANTAMNSALAGFLQSQVNSITGKALNSMGLDITANMESAADANGSLHTDYTFKFSKRLWDNRLRIIMGGRVSTGSQFSERNGAFFDNLSVEYRLNKKETKYLKLYYEREAYDWLEGEQGEYGIGFMWRRKLRHFKDIFKFRSNGEDTSAPQQPTSRDSLINFENGKKK